In the genome of Streptomyces pactum, one region contains:
- a CDS encoding MATE family efflux transporter has translation MTQATEHAPKDLDPTSRAARRGHDREIIALALPAFAALVAEPLFVMVDSAVVGHLGTPQLAGLGVAAALLTTAVNVFVFLAYATTAAVARRVGAGDLPGAVRQGMDGVWLALLLGAALVAVVLPTAPALVDLFGASATAAPHAVTYLRISSLGIPAMLVVLAATGVLRGLQDTRTPLYVAIGGFTANAALNVTLVYGAGLGIAGSAWGTVIAQAAMAAAYLLVVVRGARRHGASLRPDPAGIRACAQAGVPLLVRTLSLRAILMVATAVAARLGDADVAAHQIILTLWSLLAFALDAIAIAGQAIIGRYLGAGDRAGAQAACRRMLRWGIVSGVVLGLLVVATRPLFIPLFTSDGSVHDALLPALLVVAVTQPVAGVVFVLDGVLMGAGDGPYLAWAMIATLAVFAPVALLVPVLGGGLTALWWAMALMMTVRMATLWLRTRSGRWIVTGAVRS, from the coding sequence ATGACACAGGCCACCGAGCACGCCCCGAAGGACCTGGACCCCACCTCCCGCGCCGCACGCCGCGGCCACGACCGCGAGATCATCGCGCTGGCCCTGCCGGCCTTCGCCGCGCTGGTCGCCGAGCCGCTCTTCGTCATGGTGGACAGCGCCGTGGTGGGCCATCTGGGCACCCCGCAGCTCGCCGGCCTCGGGGTGGCCGCCGCCCTGCTCACCACCGCCGTCAACGTCTTCGTCTTCCTCGCCTACGCCACCACCGCCGCGGTCGCCCGCCGGGTCGGAGCGGGCGACCTCCCCGGCGCCGTGCGGCAGGGAATGGACGGCGTCTGGCTCGCGCTCCTCCTCGGCGCCGCGCTGGTGGCCGTCGTCCTGCCCACCGCGCCGGCGCTCGTCGATCTCTTCGGTGCCTCCGCCACGGCGGCCCCGCACGCGGTGACCTATCTGCGGATCAGCTCGCTCGGCATCCCCGCGATGCTCGTGGTGCTGGCCGCCACCGGTGTCCTGCGCGGTCTCCAGGACACCCGCACCCCGCTGTACGTGGCGATCGGCGGCTTCACCGCCAACGCCGCGCTCAACGTCACGCTGGTGTACGGCGCCGGGCTGGGCATCGCCGGCTCCGCCTGGGGCACCGTGATCGCGCAGGCCGCCATGGCCGCCGCGTACCTGCTCGTCGTGGTGCGCGGCGCCCGCCGGCACGGCGCCTCGCTCCGCCCCGACCCGGCGGGCATACGCGCCTGCGCCCAGGCCGGGGTCCCGCTGCTGGTCCGCACCCTCTCGCTGCGGGCCATCCTGATGGTGGCCACCGCGGTCGCCGCCCGGCTCGGCGACGCCGATGTCGCGGCCCACCAGATCATCCTCACCCTGTGGAGCCTGCTCGCCTTCGCCCTGGACGCCATCGCCATCGCCGGCCAGGCCATCATCGGCCGCTACCTGGGCGCCGGGGACCGGGCCGGGGCGCAGGCGGCGTGCCGCCGGATGCTCCGGTGGGGCATCGTCTCCGGGGTGGTGCTCGGACTGCTGGTGGTGGCCACCCGCCCGCTGTTCATCCCGCTGTTCACCTCGGACGGGTCGGTCCACGACGCCCTGCTGCCCGCCCTGCTGGTGGTGGCGGTCACCCAGCCGGTGGCGGGCGTGGTCTTCGTCCTCGACGGCGTGCTGATGGGTGCCGGTGACGGGCCCTACCTCGCCTGGGCCATGATCGCCACCCTCGCGGTCTTCGCCCCGGTCGCCCTGCTGGTCCCCGTACTGGGCGGCGGACTCACCGCCCTGTGGTGGGCGATGGCGCTGATGATGACGGTCCGGATGGCCACCCTGTGGCTCCGCACCCGGTCCGGCCGGTGGATCGTCACCGGCGCCGTCCGTTCCTGA
- the rplI gene encoding 50S ribosomal protein L9 has translation MKIILTHEVSGLGAAGDVVDVKDGYARNYLVPRGFAIRWTKGGEKDVEQIRRARKIREIATIEQANEIKAQLEGVKVSLSTRAGEAGRLFGSITQADIASAIKAAGGPDVDKRRIEVTAPIKTLGAHQVSVRLHPEVAAKVGIEVVAA, from the coding sequence ATGAAGATCATCCTCACCCACGAGGTCTCCGGCCTCGGTGCCGCAGGTGACGTCGTTGACGTCAAGGACGGCTACGCTCGCAACTACCTGGTCCCGCGCGGTTTCGCGATCCGCTGGACCAAGGGTGGCGAGAAGGACGTCGAGCAGATCCGCCGCGCCCGCAAGATCCGCGAGATCGCCACGATCGAGCAGGCCAACGAGATCAAGGCTCAGCTTGAGGGCGTCAAGGTCAGCCTGAGCACCCGCGCCGGCGAGGCCGGCCGCCTCTTCGGCTCCATCACCCAGGCCGACATCGCCTCCGCGATCAAGGCCGCCGGTGGTCCGGACGTGGACAAGCGCCGGATCGAGGTGACCGCCCCGATCAAGACCCTGGGCGCGCACCAGGTGTCCGTGCGTCTGCACCCCGAGGTCGCCGCGAAGGTCGGCATCGAGGTCGTCGCGGCCTGA
- the rpsR gene encoding 30S ribosomal protein S18, which translates to MAKPPARKPKKKVCVFCKEKISYVDYKDTNLLRKFISDRGKIRARRVTGNCTQHQRDVATAVKNSREMALLPYTSTAR; encoded by the coding sequence ATGGCGAAGCCGCCTGCTCGCAAGCCTAAGAAGAAGGTTTGCGTGTTCTGCAAGGAGAAGATCTCCTACGTCGATTACAAGGACACGAACCTGCTGCGGAAGTTCATCTCCGACCGCGGCAAGATCCGTGCCCGCCGGGTCACCGGCAACTGCACCCAGCACCAGCGTGACGTCGCCACGGCCGTGAAGAACAGCCGTGAGATGGCGCTGCTGCCCTACACCTCCACCGCGCGCTAA
- a CDS encoding single-stranded DNA-binding protein yields the protein MAGETVITVVGNLVDDPELRFTPSGAAVAKFRVASTPRTFDRQTNEWKDGESLFLTCSVWRQAAENVAESLQRGMRVIVQGRLKQRSYEDREGVKRTVYELDVDEVGASLRNATAKVTKTAGRGGQGGGFGGGGGGGQGGGGWGGGPGGGQQGGGAPADDPWATGGPSGGAQQGGGGGGWGGGSGNSGGYSDEPPF from the coding sequence ATGGCAGGCGAGACCGTCATCACGGTCGTCGGCAACCTTGTCGATGACCCCGAGCTGCGCTTCACCCCTTCCGGTGCGGCGGTCGCGAAGTTCCGTGTCGCGTCCACTCCCCGCACCTTCGACCGCCAGACCAACGAGTGGAAGGACGGCGAGAGCCTGTTCCTGACCTGCTCGGTGTGGCGGCAGGCGGCCGAGAACGTCGCCGAGTCGCTCCAGCGCGGCATGCGCGTCATCGTCCAGGGCCGGCTGAAGCAGCGGTCCTACGAGGACCGCGAGGGCGTCAAGCGCACGGTCTACGAGCTCGACGTCGATGAGGTCGGCGCCAGCCTGCGGAACGCCACGGCCAAGGTCACCAAGACCGCCGGCCGCGGCGGTCAGGGCGGCGGCTTCGGCGGCGGCGGTGGCGGTGGCCAGGGTGGCGGCGGCTGGGGCGGCGGCCCCGGCGGCGGCCAGCAGGGCGGCGGGGCTCCCGCCGACGACCCGTGGGCCACCGGCGGACCGTCCGGCGGCGCCCAGCAGGGCGGCGGCGGAGGCGGCTGGGGCGGCGGCTCCGGCAACTCCGGCGGCTACTCGGACGAACCGCCCTTCTGA
- the rpsF gene encoding 30S ribosomal protein S6, with the protein MRHYEVMVILDPDLEERAVSPLIENFLSVVREGNGKVEKVDTWGRRRLSYEIKKKPEGIYSVIDLQAEPAVVKELDRQMNLNESVLRTKVLRPETH; encoded by the coding sequence ATGCGTCACTACGAGGTGATGGTCATCCTCGACCCCGATCTGGAGGAGCGCGCTGTCTCCCCCCTGATCGAGAACTTCCTCTCCGTCGTCCGCGAGGGCAACGGGAAGGTCGAGAAGGTGGACACCTGGGGCCGTCGTCGTCTCTCGTACGAGATCAAGAAGAAGCCTGAGGGCATCTACTCGGTCATCGACCTGCAGGCCGAGCCTGCGGTCGTCAAGGAGCTCGACCGCCAGATGAACCTGAACGAGTCGGTCCTCCGGACCAAGGTCCTCCGTCCCGAGACCCACTGA
- a CDS encoding lipid II:glycine glycyltransferase FemX, whose translation MSLTLRTISREQHLAYIQSLPAASHMQVPAWADVKAEWRSENLGWFDPTGQLVGVGLVLYRQLPKIKRYLAYLPEGPVINWYAPNLADWLQPMLDHLKRQGAFSVKMGPPVVIRRWDAGAIKAGIQNPDVKRLRDVEPTHIEPRAFEVADQLRRMGWQQGEDGGAGFGDVQPRYVFQVPLANRSLEDVHKGFNQLWRRNIKKAEKAGVQVVQGGYEHLAEWQRLYEITAERDKFRPRPLSYFQRMWNVLNTEDPNRMRLYFALHEGEAVAAATMLIVGGHVWYSYGASANHKREVRPSNAMQWRMLQDAYGLGATVYDLRGISDSLDETDHLFGLIQFKVGTGGQAAEYLGEWDFPLNKLLHKALDIYMSRR comes from the coding sequence ATGAGCCTGACCCTGAGGACGATCAGCCGAGAGCAGCATCTGGCGTACATCCAGAGCCTGCCCGCGGCCAGCCACATGCAGGTACCGGCATGGGCTGACGTCAAGGCGGAGTGGCGCTCGGAGAACCTGGGCTGGTTCGACCCGACCGGGCAGCTCGTCGGTGTCGGCCTCGTTCTCTACCGGCAGCTCCCCAAGATCAAGCGGTACCTCGCGTACCTGCCCGAGGGGCCGGTGATCAACTGGTACGCGCCGAACCTGGCGGACTGGCTGCAGCCGATGCTCGACCACCTCAAGCGGCAGGGCGCCTTCTCCGTGAAGATGGGCCCGCCGGTGGTCATCCGCCGCTGGGACGCCGGCGCCATCAAGGCCGGCATCCAGAACCCGGACGTGAAGCGGCTGCGCGACGTGGAGCCCACCCACATCGAGCCCCGCGCCTTCGAGGTCGCCGACCAGCTGCGGCGGATGGGCTGGCAGCAGGGGGAGGACGGCGGCGCCGGCTTCGGTGACGTCCAGCCGCGGTACGTCTTCCAGGTCCCGCTCGCCAACCGCTCGCTGGAGGACGTCCACAAGGGCTTCAACCAGCTGTGGCGGCGCAACATCAAGAAGGCCGAGAAGGCCGGGGTGCAGGTCGTCCAGGGCGGCTACGAGCACCTCGCCGAGTGGCAGCGGCTGTACGAGATCACCGCCGAGCGCGACAAGTTCCGGCCGCGCCCGCTCAGCTACTTCCAGCGCATGTGGAACGTCCTCAACACCGAGGACCCCAACCGCATGCGGTTGTACTTCGCGCTGCACGAGGGGGAGGCCGTCGCCGCCGCGACCATGCTGATCGTCGGCGGCCACGTCTGGTACTCCTACGGCGCCTCCGCCAACCACAAGCGCGAGGTGCGGCCGTCGAACGCGATGCAGTGGCGGATGCTCCAGGACGCCTACGGCCTGGGCGCCACCGTCTACGACCTGCGCGGCATCAGCGACTCCCTGGACGAGACCGACCACCTCTTCGGCCTCATCCAGTTCAAGGTGGGCACCGGCGGGCAGGCGGCCGAGTACCTGGGCGAGTGGGACTTCCCGCTCAACAAGCTGCTCCACAAGGCGCTGGACATCTACATGTCGCGGCGCTGA
- a CDS encoding alanine racemase → MALTLYVDTARWRAHQHSVIQQFPGIVPVCKGNGYGFGHERLAEEAARIGADILAVGTTYEAARMKDYFSGDLLVLTPFRRGEEPVPLPDRVIRSVSSVDGAYGLAGARVVIEVMSSMKRHGVTPEELPQLHAAIENVRLEGFAIHLPLDRTDGMDAVEEVIAWMDRLRAARLPLHTMYVSHLKAEELGRLQQQFPQTRFRARIGTRLWLGDHDATEYRGAVLDVTPVAKGDRFGYRQQKVASDGCLVVVAGGTSHGVGLEAPKAMHGVMPRAKGVARAGLATVNRNLSPFVWAGKQRWFAEPPHMQVSLLFVPGDVAPPQVGDELVAFLRHTTTQFDRLVDR, encoded by the coding sequence ATGGCGCTCACCCTCTACGTCGACACCGCCCGCTGGCGGGCCCATCAGCACTCCGTCATCCAGCAGTTCCCGGGCATAGTCCCGGTCTGCAAGGGCAACGGCTACGGCTTCGGCCACGAGCGGCTGGCCGAGGAGGCCGCCCGCATCGGTGCCGACATCCTCGCCGTCGGCACCACCTACGAGGCCGCCCGGATGAAGGACTACTTCAGCGGGGACCTGCTGGTCCTGACCCCGTTCCGGCGGGGCGAGGAGCCGGTGCCGCTGCCCGACCGGGTGATCCGCTCGGTCTCCTCGGTGGACGGCGCCTACGGCCTGGCCGGCGCCCGGGTGGTGATCGAGGTCATGAGCAGCATGAAGCGGCACGGCGTCACCCCCGAGGAGCTGCCGCAGCTGCACGCGGCGATCGAGAACGTCCGGCTGGAGGGCTTCGCCATCCACCTGCCGCTGGACCGCACCGACGGCATGGACGCCGTCGAGGAGGTCATCGCCTGGATGGACCGGCTGCGCGCCGCCCGGCTGCCGCTGCACACCATGTACGTCAGCCACCTGAAGGCCGAGGAACTGGGCCGGCTCCAGCAGCAGTTCCCGCAGACCCGCTTCCGGGCCCGCATCGGCACCCGGCTCTGGCTGGGCGACCACGACGCCACCGAGTACCGGGGCGCGGTCCTGGACGTCACGCCCGTCGCCAAGGGCGACCGCTTCGGCTACCGCCAGCAGAAGGTGGCCTCGGACGGCTGCCTGGTGGTCGTCGCGGGCGGTACCTCGCACGGTGTCGGTCTGGAGGCGCCCAAGGCCATGCACGGCGTGATGCCGCGCGCCAAGGGAGTGGCCCGGGCCGGCCTGGCGACCGTCAACCGCAACCTGTCGCCGTTCGTCTGGGCCGGGAAGCAGCGCTGGTTCGCCGAGCCGCCGCACATGCAGGTGTCACTGCTCTTCGTCCCCGGTGACGTGGCCCCGCCGCAGGTGGGTGACGAGCTGGTGGCCTTCCTGCGGCACACCACCACCCAGTTCGACCGCCTCGTGGACCGCTGA
- a CDS encoding glycosyltransferase family 87 protein, whose translation MRSVPDDARPVLPTAEDEVAAAGSELIGGPAGRHALIGISWWTPVRVIALVALGMFALGMAQKAPCYGGDWFESATSQYTHACYSDIPHLYRSRGFAGGVVPYFDRIPDDLSGGMAYLEYPVLTGLFMQVAAWLTPDGGVQDEARMYWMVNAGMLMACAAVIAVCVARTHRRRPWDALLVALAPAFALTATINWDLFAVALTAAAMLLWSRSRPLAAGVLLGLATAAKLYPLLLLGPLLLLCLRAGRLRAFAATFGGALGAWLLVNVPVMLSTSGGLHVREGWTRFYTFSEERAVDLGSFWLIISQRTGDPLKDANTYAVALMVLACAGVAALALCAPRRPRLAQLAFLVVAAFAVTNKVYSPQYVLWLVPLAALARPRWRDFLIWQATQVLYFVGVWMYLAYLNGGNAHRGLPPDGYQLAIVIHLLGTLYLCALVVRDILVPERDVVRRDGSDDPSGGVLDGAADRVVLGAAHDRLYAARQGFHGGPPPGGGAGGHGPVEWGTARGTERAS comes from the coding sequence ATGAGGAGCGTGCCTGACGATGCCCGGCCGGTGCTGCCGACCGCCGAGGACGAAGTCGCCGCGGCCGGCAGCGAGCTGATCGGCGGGCCGGCGGGGCGCCACGCGCTCATCGGGATCAGCTGGTGGACACCGGTGCGGGTGATCGCGCTCGTCGCCCTGGGGATGTTCGCGCTGGGCATGGCGCAGAAGGCCCCCTGCTACGGCGGCGACTGGTTCGAGAGCGCCACCAGCCAGTACACCCACGCCTGCTACTCCGACATCCCGCACCTGTACCGCAGCCGCGGCTTCGCCGGCGGGGTGGTCCCCTACTTCGACCGCATCCCCGACGACCTCTCGGGCGGCATGGCGTACCTGGAGTACCCGGTGCTCACCGGGCTGTTCATGCAGGTCGCCGCCTGGCTGACGCCGGACGGCGGGGTGCAGGACGAGGCCCGGATGTACTGGATGGTCAACGCGGGGATGCTGATGGCCTGCGCGGCGGTGATCGCCGTCTGCGTCGCGCGGACGCACCGCCGCCGCCCCTGGGACGCGCTGCTGGTGGCGCTGGCCCCGGCGTTCGCGCTCACCGCCACCATCAACTGGGACCTGTTCGCGGTCGCGCTGACCGCCGCCGCGATGCTGCTGTGGTCGCGGAGCCGGCCGCTGGCCGCCGGCGTCCTGCTGGGCCTGGCGACGGCCGCCAAGCTCTATCCGCTGCTGCTGCTGGGCCCGCTGCTGCTGCTGTGCCTGCGCGCCGGGCGGCTGCGGGCCTTCGCCGCGACGTTCGGCGGGGCGCTGGGCGCCTGGCTGCTGGTGAACGTCCCGGTGATGCTCTCCACGAGCGGGGGGCTGCACGTCCGCGAGGGGTGGACGAGGTTCTACACCTTCAGCGAGGAGCGGGCCGTGGACCTCGGCTCGTTCTGGCTGATCATCTCCCAGCGGACCGGCGACCCGCTCAAGGATGCCAACACCTACGCCGTCGCGCTGATGGTGCTGGCCTGTGCCGGGGTGGCCGCGCTGGCCCTGTGCGCGCCCCGCCGCCCGCGCCTGGCGCAGCTGGCCTTCCTGGTGGTCGCCGCCTTCGCGGTGACCAACAAGGTGTACTCCCCGCAGTACGTGCTCTGGCTGGTGCCGCTCGCCGCGCTGGCCCGGCCCCGCTGGCGGGACTTCCTGATCTGGCAGGCCACCCAGGTGCTGTACTTCGTGGGCGTGTGGATGTACCTGGCGTACCTCAACGGCGGCAACGCCCACCGGGGGCTGCCGCCGGACGGCTACCAGCTGGCCATCGTGATCCACCTGCTGGGCACCCTGTACCTGTGCGCGCTGGTGGTGCGCGACATCCTGGTGCCGGAGCGGGACGTGGTGCGCCGGGACGGTTCCGACGACCCCTCGGGCGGGGTGCTCGACGGGGCCGCGGACCGGGTGGTGCTCGGTGCGGCGCACGACCGGCTGTACGCCGCCCGGCAGGGCTTCCACGGCGGCCCGCCGCCGGGCGGCGGCGCCGGTGGTCACGGTCCGGTGGAGTGGGGCACCGCCCGGGGGACCGAACGGGCCTCCTGA
- a CDS encoding transglycosylase domain-containing protein: protein MSEHRRKPPQPQGGGRAAARRAAQQPPGRRAAPPHSASGSEAAPHSEERPYGGRASARPPGKKRFIDYPRAGKSGFRRWVPSWKLVTGSFLFFIVLLIGAVGIGLMIVKVPSPAAAAQVQKNVYYWSNGEQMVVSGGGDYNRQIVPLSKISKSMQDAVIAAENASFYQDKGVDPMGIARAVVNMAKGGTTQSGSTITQQYVKNTYLGQEQTIKRKVTELFIAIKVGATQEKEDILAGYLNTAFYGRGAYGIQAASRAYYNKDADEINPSEAAFLAATLNGPNLYDPHGGIGSAATAEKNLERAKNRWEWILKREVETDHMSDADRDKWVAKGFPMPQRPKPATNKAGQIGYLTNLADEYIVKHTDISRAELDKGGYQIHTTFDKKKVQQLSAAVEKVQKENIKPKLRPDTDKYVQFGGASVEPGTGKIVAVYGGQDALEHWINNSDYTGVQVGSTFKPFVLAAAMTDGKRDPSGGEEQPASMRTKVSPDSVYDGDNKLALRKYDGTVWTDENGKEWHQKNDGNEDYGRIDLRTAMEKSANTPFIQLGMDVGVDKVRDAAVNAGLDKDEFTSLTPTFSLGTSAPSAINLAGGYATFAARGMQADPYSVETIEKDGVEIWKHAEKPERAFEQAVADNVTDVLKGVVENGTGTNAQIGRPAAGKTGTTDDNKSAWFAGYTPQLSTAIGMWRIDDNAEGADKKFLPMYGVGGEATIHGASFPSEIFADYMTAAHKGTPVKSFPEPEPIGEEVFGNGASPDPTTAPPSKTPSKTPSTTPSTTPSTETPSTEPSSPDGSCDPLDLDCEEENGGQNGGPGGGRPGGQDGGPGGGPGGEESETPSTAPTPTDDSGGDWFGGPAGYRRD, encoded by the coding sequence ATGAGCGAGCACCGTCGCAAGCCACCGCAGCCTCAGGGCGGTGGACGAGCAGCGGCCCGGCGTGCCGCCCAGCAGCCGCCCGGCCGTCGTGCAGCGCCGCCGCACAGCGCCTCCGGCTCGGAGGCGGCGCCGCACAGTGAGGAGCGCCCCTACGGCGGCCGGGCCTCGGCCCGGCCGCCGGGCAAGAAGCGCTTCATCGACTACCCGCGCGCGGGCAAGAGCGGCTTCCGCCGCTGGGTGCCGTCCTGGAAGCTGGTCACCGGCTCCTTCCTGTTCTTCATCGTGCTGCTCATCGGCGCGGTCGGCATCGGCCTGATGATCGTGAAGGTGCCCAGCCCGGCCGCCGCGGCGCAGGTCCAGAAGAACGTCTACTACTGGTCCAACGGCGAGCAGATGGTGGTCTCCGGCGGGGGTGACTACAACCGTCAGATCGTCCCGCTGAGCAAGATCTCCAAGTCGATGCAGGACGCGGTGATCGCGGCGGAGAACGCCAGCTTCTACCAGGACAAGGGCGTGGACCCGATGGGTATCGCCCGCGCCGTGGTCAACATGGCCAAGGGCGGCACCACCCAGAGCGGTTCCACCATCACCCAGCAGTACGTGAAGAACACGTACCTGGGCCAGGAACAGACGATCAAGCGCAAGGTCACCGAGCTCTTCATCGCGATCAAGGTGGGTGCCACCCAGGAGAAGGAGGACATCCTCGCCGGGTACCTCAACACCGCGTTCTACGGACGCGGTGCCTACGGCATCCAGGCGGCCTCCCGCGCCTACTACAACAAGGACGCCGACGAGATCAACCCGAGTGAGGCCGCCTTCCTCGCCGCCACCCTCAACGGTCCGAACCTCTACGACCCGCACGGCGGCATCGGCTCCGCCGCCACTGCGGAGAAGAATTTGGAGCGGGCGAAGAACCGCTGGGAGTGGATCCTCAAGCGCGAGGTCGAGACCGACCACATGAGCGATGCCGACCGCGACAAGTGGGTGGCCAAGGGCTTCCCCATGCCGCAGCGGCCGAAGCCGGCGACGAACAAGGCCGGCCAGATCGGTTACCTCACCAACCTCGCCGACGAGTACATCGTCAAGCACACCGACATCAGCCGCGCCGAGCTGGACAAGGGCGGCTACCAGATCCACACCACCTTCGACAAGAAGAAGGTGCAGCAGCTCTCGGCCGCGGTGGAGAAGGTGCAGAAGGAGAACATCAAGCCGAAGCTGCGGCCGGACACCGACAAGTACGTGCAGTTCGGCGGCGCGTCCGTGGAACCGGGGACCGGCAAGATCGTCGCGGTCTACGGCGGTCAGGACGCCCTGGAGCACTGGATCAACAACTCCGACTACACCGGTGTGCAGGTCGGCTCGACGTTCAAGCCCTTTGTGCTCGCCGCCGCGATGACCGACGGCAAGCGCGACCCCTCGGGCGGCGAGGAGCAGCCCGCGTCCATGCGGACCAAGGTGTCCCCGGACAGCGTCTACGACGGCGACAACAAGCTGGCCCTCCGCAAGTACGACGGGACCGTCTGGACGGACGAGAACGGCAAGGAGTGGCACCAGAAGAACGACGGCAACGAGGACTACGGCCGGATCGACCTGCGCACCGCGATGGAGAAGTCGGCGAACACCCCCTTCATCCAGCTGGGCATGGACGTCGGCGTGGACAAGGTGCGGGACGCGGCGGTGAACGCCGGCCTGGACAAGGACGAGTTCACCTCGCTCACCCCGACCTTCTCCCTGGGCACCTCGGCCCCCAGCGCCATCAACCTGGCCGGCGGTTACGCGACCTTCGCGGCCCGCGGGATGCAGGCCGACCCCTACTCGGTGGAGACGATCGAGAAGGACGGCGTGGAGATCTGGAAGCACGCCGAGAAGCCCGAGCGGGCCTTCGAGCAGGCGGTCGCGGACAACGTCACCGACGTGCTGAAGGGCGTGGTGGAGAACGGCACCGGCACCAACGCGCAGATCGGCCGTCCGGCGGCGGGCAAGACCGGTACCACCGACGACAACAAGTCCGCCTGGTTCGCCGGCTACACCCCGCAGCTGTCCACCGCGATCGGCATGTGGCGCATCGACGACAACGCCGAGGGCGCCGACAAGAAGTTCCTGCCGATGTACGGCGTGGGCGGCGAGGCGACGATCCACGGTGCCTCGTTCCCGTCCGAGATCTTCGCGGACTACATGACGGCGGCGCACAAGGGCACCCCGGTCAAGTCGTTCCCGGAGCCGGAGCCGATCGGCGAGGAGGTGTTCGGCAACGGGGCCAGCCCCGACCCGACCACCGCGCCGCCGTCGAAGACGCCGTCGAAGACCCCGTCCACCACCCCGTCCACCACTCCGTCCACCGAGACCCCGAGCACCGAGCCCAGCTCTCCGGACGGCAGCTGTGACCCGCTCGACCTCGACTGCGAGGAGGAGAACGGCGGCCAGAACGGCGGGCCGGGCGGCGGACGGCCCGGTGGCCAGGACGGCGGGCCCGGTGGCGGACCGGGCGGCGAGGAGTCCGAGACACCGAGCACCGCCCCCACCCCGACCGACGACAGCGGAGGGGACTGGTTCGGCGGTCCGGCGGGCTACCGCCGGGACTGA
- a CDS encoding PadR family transcriptional regulator translates to MSRRSGILEFAVLGLLRESPMHGYELRKRLNTSLGVFRAFSYGSLYPCLKTLVANGWLVEEPGTAGEDALASSLSGRRAKIVYRLTAAGKERFEELLAHTGPDAWEDEHFGVRFAFFGQTSRDVRMRVLEGRRSRLEERLEKMRASLARTRERLDDYTLELQRHGMESVEREVRWLNELIESERAGRDQRGDPAAPESPGPSAGEQHRSEETGGLPRHRGGSRPDPSDDTTK, encoded by the coding sequence ATGAGCAGACGCTCCGGCATCCTGGAATTCGCCGTCCTCGGCCTGCTCCGAGAGTCGCCCATGCACGGCTATGAGCTGCGGAAACGCCTCAACACCTCGCTCGGGGTGTTCCGCGCCTTCAGCTACGGGAGCCTGTACCCCTGCCTCAAGACGCTGGTCGCCAACGGCTGGCTGGTCGAGGAGCCGGGGACCGCGGGGGAGGACGCCCTCGCCTCATCGCTCTCGGGCCGCCGGGCGAAGATCGTCTACCGGCTGACGGCCGCGGGGAAGGAGCGCTTCGAGGAGCTGCTCGCCCACACCGGCCCGGACGCCTGGGAGGACGAGCACTTCGGCGTCCGCTTCGCCTTCTTCGGCCAGACCTCCCGCGATGTGCGCATGCGCGTGCTGGAGGGGCGGCGCAGCCGCCTGGAGGAGCGCCTGGAGAAGATGCGGGCCTCGCTGGCCCGCACCCGCGAGCGCCTCGACGACTACACCCTGGAGCTCCAGCGCCACGGCATGGAGTCGGTGGAGCGCGAGGTCCGCTGGCTGAACGAGCTGATCGAGAGTGAGCGGGCGGGGCGCGACCAGCGCGGTGATCCCGCCGCACCGGAGTCCCCCGGGCCCAGTGCCGGGGAACAGCACCGGTCAGAAGAGACGGGCGGCCTGCCCCGGCACCGGGGTGGTTCCCGGCCGGATCCGTCCGATGACACCACCAAGTGA